A stretch of the Aphis gossypii isolate Hap1 chromosome 2, ASM2018417v2, whole genome shotgun sequence genome encodes the following:
- the LOC114130857 gene encoding uncharacterized protein LOC114130857, which translates to MCFFSIKKFFSINKKQKTVNVGDELKRSLIKNLEIFKHVPNETVCRIDDVKSTLTALLLLSVHERSSLDLQLFDQKLKSLVEYFKQDVLLREYTKRVYSKDELYRYTVVVNELFQTSELLSSQLRNMLYLNNRNSRIAEMTIEITQASKQLKEKREKLCVDVEMAIKNRMMRKWSILQLSRDNQSLEEFLSELTGMKRAMILRQQQVVGILAKVQRHVDATKMTRNRRVAECYDEFDDSATESQRYISLLQDDAADASKVINDTDGWNTLPEISSRGTFQDAL; encoded by the exons atgtgttttttctCGATCaagaaattttttagtatcaaCAAAAAGCAGAAAACTGTCAACGTGGGAGATGAACTCAAACGttcactaataaaaaatttagaaatctTTAAGCATGTGCCAAATGAAACTGTTTGTCGTATCGACGACGTCAAGTCGACATTAACCGCATTGCTATTATTATCTGTACACGAACGGAGTTCACTGGACCTTCAACTAtttgatcaaaaattaaagtCTCTTGTGGAATACTTTAAGCAAGACGTACTTTTACGAGAATACACGAAACGCGTTTATTCCaa agaTGAGCTATATCGTTATACTGTAGTTGTCAATGAACTATTCCAAACTTCCGAGTTATTAAGTTCCCAACTaagaaatatgttatatttaaacaatagaaACTCTCGGATTGCCGAAATGACAATTGAAATCACCCAGGCATCAAAACAGTTGaaagaaaaaa GAGAAAAACTCTGCGTAGATGTAGAAATGGCGATTAAAAACCGCATGATGCGCAAGTGGTCCATATTACAACTTTCAAGAGACAATCAATCATTAGAGGAATTTCTGAGCGAATTAACT GGTATGAAAAGGGCGATGATCTTGAGACAACAACAGGTGGTCGGAATTCTAGCAAAAGTGCAGCGACACGTTGATGCAACCAAAATGACACGTAACAGACGTGTGGCGGAGTGTTACGACGAATTTGACGATTCTGCAACCGAGTCACAACGATACATCAGTTTGCTCCAGGATGACGCCGCCGACGCCTCAAAAGTCATAAACGATACAGACGGATGGAATACACTGCCTGAAATCAGCTCTCGCGGGACATTTCAAGACGCACTATAG
- the LOC114130856 gene encoding LOW QUALITY PROTEIN: exosome complex exonuclease RRP44 (The sequence of the model RefSeq protein was modified relative to this genomic sequence to represent the inferred CDS: deleted 1 base in 1 codon) — MTMKVTSKTFIRKTKRGNILKIVREHYLRDDIGCGSKICKKCKHNNEKPLVKHQSINTDFPDKHYLLVDTNVVLHQIDALEDDTLKNVIILQTVLEEVKHLSHSVYKRLMDIIGNYSRSFYVFVNVYHKDTYVERVRGESPNDYNDRMIRVAALWYNKHLDDKIKVLLLSSDEASKAKAINEGIPTMSLEQYVSGLNNVTLTDKLSNRSCMVEETSKEPIFPPHLTPAIIHQGIKSGKLMQGTFFASTDNFLEGNVFVEGQEKNILLQGREHLNRAINGDIVAIEMLPESQWSAPANLVLADYGKIIYLEVYRHYIEYFVNLIDDLDLENSLDTVEKPKEKYPTGKVVGIIRKKWRQYCGIIQHSLVENATRHLFVPADKKIPKIRIETRQYDKLKDQRVIVAIDTWPRTSRYPLGHFVRSLGKIGEREAENEVILLEHDVPHSKFSDEVLGCLPKETWTISAADLVGRKDFRDLDICSVDPPGCTDIDDALHCMPLENGNFQVGVHIADVTHFVKPGTAIDIEASQRATTVYLTGRRIDMVPGLLSSNLCSLRGGEERLAFSCVWEMTPNAEIVNSCYTKSVIKSKAAMTYDQAQLIIDDQNQDNSIALGLRQLNKFAKILKKRRIDAGALVLASPEIRFLVDSETRDPLDVEVKQLKETNSMVEEFMLLANVEVAKKIYSDFPEFAVLRRHPKPPPSNFESLIKAAAHLGVELNVDSSRDLANSLDKAVKLDNPFFNTMLRILATRCMLQAVYFASGTKTFDEFLHYGLAAPIYTHFTSPIRRYADVLVHRLLAVSIASDSTTPEMLDKRKIEGLCQTLNTRTRMSAYAERASVALNTHIFFRGKIRDEEGYILYVRKNALQILIPKYGLEGTLFLSPRKGQLQAATFTYNEDEQTQRCGDIVFRTFDPVSVQLSLDSSNVQHERIVLKLVKPEIPNFSVPSINTSTVSVQQPQKNPHEPSDSLCEPQLKKAKI, encoded by the exons ATGACTATGAAAGTGACATCGAAAACGTTTATACGCAAAACTAAGcgtggtaatattttaaag atTGTACGAGAACACTATTTGAGAGATGACATAGGTTGTGGTTCAAAAATATGCAAGAAGTGCAAGCACAACAACGAAAAGCCACTCGTCAAACATCAATCTATTAACACCGATTTCCcagataaacattatttattagtggACACAAATGTAGTTTTACAtcag ATTGATGCACTGGAAGATGatactttgaaaaatgttattattttacaaacagtACTCGAAGAAGTCAAACATCTCAGTCATAGTGTTTATAAACGCTTAATGGATATTATAGGAAATTATTCTAGGAGTTTTTATGTGTTTGTTAATGTTTATCATAA ggaTACTTATGTTGAACGTGTTCGAGGAGAAAGTCCGAACGATTACAATGATCGTATGATCAGGGTAGCCGCTCTTtggtataataaacatttggaCGATaagataaaagtattattattatccagtGATGAAGCTAGCAAGGCTAAAGCAATCAATGAAGGAATACCTACAATGTCAC TTGAACAATATGTTAGTGGATTAAACAACGTTACATTAACTGATAAGCTGTCCAATCGCTCTTGCATGGTAGAAGAAACTAGTAAAGAACCAATTTTTCCTCCTCATTTGACCCCAGCAATAATACATCAGGGCATAAAGTCTGGAAAGCTAATGCAGGGCACATTTTTTGCATCTACTGATAATTTCCTTGAAGGAAATGTTTTTGTAGAAGGACAAGAAAAGAAT atattgttGCAAGGTAGAGAACATTTAAATCGGGCTATTAATGGTGATATTGTTGCCATTGAAATGCTTCCAGAAAGTCAGTGGAGTGCACCTGCTAATTTAGTTCTTGCTGattatggtaaaattatttatcta gaagtttatagacattatattgaatactttGTAAACTTAATAGATGACTTGGACTTGGAAAATAGTTTGGATACTGTTGAAAAACCAAAAGAAAAGTATCCAACAGGTAAAGTAGTTggaataataagaaaaaaatggagaCAGTATTGTGGAATTATTCAACATAGTCTTGTTGAAAAT GCAACTAGGCATTTATTTGTACCAGcagataaaaaaattccaaaaataaggATAGAAACTAGACAGTATGACAAATTAAAAGATCAACGTGTTATTGTTGCCATTGACACGTGGCCAAGAACATCAAGATATCCATTG gGCCATTTTGTTAGGTCTCTTGGAAAAATTGGTGAAAGAGAAGCAGAAAatgaagttatattattagaacatGATGTTCCACACAGTAAATTTTCAGATGAAGTTTTAGGGTGCTTACCAAAAGAAACATGGACTATAAGTGCCGCA GACTTGGTGGGCAGAAAAGACTTCCGTGATCTGGATATTTGTTCAGTTGATCCTCCAGGTTGTACAGATATTGATGATGCATTACATTGTATGCCTTTGGAAAATGGAAATTTCCAAGTTGGTGTACATATTGCAGATGTTACACACTTTGTTAAACCTGGTACAGCCATAGACATAGAAGCTAGTCAACGTGCAACTACTGTGTATCTAACTGGAAGGCGTATTGATATGGTAccag gttTATTGAGTTCAAACCTATGTTCTTTACGTGGAGGAGAAGAGCGTTTGGCATTTTCTTGTGTCTGGGAAATGACTCCAAATGCAGAAATTGTTAATAGTTGTTATACAAAAAGTGTTATAAAGTCAAAAGCAGCTATGACTTATGATCAAGCACAGTTAATAATTGATGATCAGAACCAAGATAATTCGATTGCTCTAGGATTGAGACAGCTTAATAAGTTTGCAAAGATTCTTAAAAAACGCCGTATTGATGCtgg agCATTGGTTTTGGCTTCACCTGAGATTCGTTTCCTCGTAGACAGCGAAACAAGAGATCCATTAGATGTAGAAGTAAAACAGTTAAAAGAAACTAATTCAATGGTAGAAGAATTTATGTTGTTAGCTAACGTAGAAGTTGCCAAAAAGATATACTCAGATTTCCCAGAATTTGCTGTTTTAAGACGTCATCCTAAGCCACCACCATCAAACTTCGAGTCTCTCATTAAAGCAGCAGCACATCTG GGAGTGGAATTAAATGTGGACTCCAGTAGAGACTTAGCAAATTCTTTAGATAAAGCTGTTAAACTAGATAATccatttttcaatacaatGCTCCGTATTTTGGCTACTCGGTGTATGTTACAAGCTGTTTATTTTGCTAGTGGCACAAAAACCTTTGATGAATTTTTGCATTATGGATTGGCAGCTCCTATTTATACTCACTTTACATCTCCTATTAGAAG GTATGCAGATGTGCTTGTTCATAGACTTTTGGCTGTATCTATTGCATCAGATAGCACTACGCCTGAAATGCTTGACAAACGTAAAATTGAAGGACTGTGCCAAACTTTGAATACCAGAACTCGTATGTCTGCTTATGCTGAACGTGCATCAGTTGCTTTAAATACTCat atatttttccgTGGAAAAATTAGAGATGAAGAgggttatatattgtatgttagAAAAAATGCTTTGCAAATACTTATACCAAAATATGGATTAGAAGGAACTCTTTTCTTGTCACCCCGTAAAGGACAATTGCAAGCTGctacatttacatataatgAAGAT gagCAAACCCAGCGGTGTGGAGATATAGTTTTTCGAACTTTTGATCCAGTAAGTGTTCAGTTAAGTCTTGACAGCAGCAATGTTCAACATGAAAGAATTGTTTTGAAGCTCGTCAAACCTGAAATACCAAATTTCAGTGTACCATCTATAAATACAAGTACAGTTAGTGTACAACAACCACAAAAGAATCCTCATGAACCAAGTGATTCTCTATGTGAACCACAACTTAAAAAagccaaaatttaa
- the LOC114130858 gene encoding uncharacterized protein LOC114130858, whose protein sequence is MAKENPYELNLDNTNNNDAIDIIDKLNELVCCLNIDEGCQMLLKPSTTDLQNEIKFDQRADQVFKHHRRHDQIMIENNIMNELQQSINIINNDLDKKLNKKELDSKNIIEIYDRLMTLKMLNLKYSINTKSLKDFIKLNKINLEEVTKIENGIKVVQSLNEKPSKKSDIKIPHTVKDRRPSILCISNRSRRNNHDTNFRVQPRINIERIRQSENLTNENIIFDSQVNEVIRMRYENDHTDMVESLNNQPNINQNTRHRYNEESMSNDLMTSSMEEDLQLIESPDFNSSVNLCKDNEDNNSGDIYLLLQPHNSWMES, encoded by the exons ATGGCTAAAGAAAATCCGTATGAATTAAACCttgataatacaaataacaatgatgcaatagatattattgataaattaaatgaattagttTGTTGTCTGAATATCGATGAAGGTTGTCAAATGTTATTGAAACCATCAACAACAGA tttgcaaaatgaaataaaatttgatcagAGGGCAGACCAAGTATTTAAGCATCATCGCCGTCACGACCAAattatgattgaaaataacattatgaatGAATTACAACAAAGTATTAACATCATAAATAATGACTTGGACAAGAAACTTAACAAAAAGG agtTAGAttcaaagaatattattgaGATATATGATCGTCTAATGACTCTTAAAAtgttgaacttaaaatattcaataaatactaaGTCTCTAAAAGactttataaagttaaataag attaaTTTAGAAGAAGTtactaaaatagaaaatggaaTAAAAGTTGTCCAAAGCTTAAATGAAAAACCATCCAAGAAAtcagatattaaaataccacATACAGTAAAAGATCGTAGACCATCAATTTTGTGTATTTCGAATAGATCTCGAAGAAACAATCATGATACTAACTTTAGGGTACAACCTAGAATAAACATAGAACGGATAAGACAGtcagaaaatttaactaatgaGAACATAATTTTTGACTCACAAGTCAATGAAGTAATAAGGATGAGATACGAAAATGATCACACAGATATGGTGGAAAGCTTAAATAATCAaccaaatattaatcaaaatacaag GCATAGATATAATGAAGAATCAATGAGTAATGATTTAATGACAAGTAGTATGGAAGAAGACTTACAACTTATCGAATCTCCTGACTTTAACAGCTCAGTGAATCTTTGTAAAGATAATGAAGATAATAACAGTGGagatatatacttattactccAACCACATAATAGTTGGATGGAATCttaa